In one Mesorhizobium australicum genomic region, the following are encoded:
- the dinB gene encoding DNA polymerase IV: MLRKIIHVDMDAFFASVEQRDNPDLRGKPVAVGGSAARGVVAAASYEARKFGVRSAMPSITAKRKCPELIFVPPRFEAYRAVSQQIHAIFAEHTPLIEPLSLDEAYLDVTDNLQGIPVATAIAEMIRAKIKAETGLTASAGVSYNKFLAKLASGQNKPDGLFVITPKLGPAFVEGLPVRKFHGVGPATADKMARLGIETGADLREQSLAFLEEKFGKAGPYYYWIARGIDERPVRANRERKSVGAEDTFASDLFNLESALKELAPLVGKVWSYCEERSIQCRTVTLKVKFADFQQITRSRTIGGVIEAQTDLATLAGTLLEQVFPVSKGIRLLGVTLSNLSGRAAEADRQMSLTI; this comes from the coding sequence ATGCTTCGCAAGATCATCCATGTCGACATGGATGCCTTCTTCGCCTCGGTCGAACAGCGCGACAATCCGGATCTGCGGGGCAAGCCGGTGGCGGTCGGCGGCTCGGCCGCGCGCGGCGTAGTGGCCGCTGCGAGCTACGAAGCGAGGAAATTCGGGGTGCGATCGGCCATGCCGTCGATCACGGCCAAGCGCAAATGCCCCGAACTCATCTTCGTACCCCCGCGCTTTGAAGCCTACCGCGCCGTTTCCCAGCAGATCCACGCAATCTTTGCCGAGCATACGCCACTTATCGAACCGCTTTCGCTCGACGAGGCCTATCTCGATGTCACTGACAATCTGCAGGGCATTCCGGTCGCCACGGCAATCGCCGAAATGATCCGCGCAAAGATCAAGGCCGAAACCGGCCTGACCGCTTCGGCTGGCGTCAGCTACAACAAGTTTCTGGCCAAGCTCGCCTCCGGCCAGAACAAGCCGGACGGACTATTTGTTATTACCCCAAAGCTGGGTCCGGCCTTTGTCGAGGGTCTGCCGGTGCGGAAATTCCACGGTGTCGGTCCAGCGACCGCCGACAAGATGGCGCGGCTGGGGATCGAGACCGGTGCCGACCTGCGGGAGCAGAGCCTGGCGTTCCTCGAGGAGAAGTTCGGGAAGGCGGGCCCCTACTACTACTGGATCGCTCGCGGCATCGACGAACGCCCAGTGCGCGCCAATCGCGAACGCAAGTCGGTGGGAGCTGAGGACACCTTCGCGAGCGACCTGTTCAACCTGGAAAGTGCTCTAAAGGAACTGGCGCCGCTGGTCGGCAAGGTCTGGAGCTATTGCGAGGAGCGATCGATCCAATGCCGTACCGTGACACTCAAGGTTAAGTTCGCCGACTTTCAGCAGATCACACGTAGCCGCACGATCGGTGGCGTCATCGAGGCGCAGACGGACCTCGCAACCCTGGCCGGCACGCTGCTCGAACAGGTATTTCCCGTCAGCAAGGGAATACGCCTGCTCGGCGTGACACTTTCAAATCTGAGTGGAAGGGCCGCCGAGGCAGACCGCCAGATGTCGCTAACAATCTAG